In Sphaeramia orbicularis chromosome 12, fSphaOr1.1, whole genome shotgun sequence, the following proteins share a genomic window:
- the ogdhb gene encoding 2-oxoglutarate dehydrogenase, mitochondrial isoform X1, translating to MHRLRTTVARLRPAVAAHTAQSISQPRPLVVKGGLRTFQPLRCLSASVASEPFLNATSSNYVEEMYYAWLENPKNVHKSWDIFFRNANAGVPPGMAYQSPPPLSGTAQGLASVQTLVGAQPNMEKLVADHLAVHSLIRAYQVRGHHIAKLDPLDISCVDFDDAPCAVGFQNVDLSHYNERLCNLTLEGFYGLAESDLDKVFRLPTTTFIGGTESTLPLREIIRRLELAYCQHIGVEFMFINDVEQCQWIRQKFETPGIMQFSPEEKRTLLGRMIRSTRFEEFLQRKWSSEKRFGLEGCESLIPALKTIIDKSSQSGVESVIMGMPHRGRLNVLANVIRKELEQIFCQFDSKLEAADEGSGDVKYHLGMYHKRMNRVSDKYITLSLMANPSHLEAVDPVVQGKTKAEQFYCGDIEGKRVMSILLHGDAAFAGQGIVYETFHLSDLPSYTTHGTIHVVVNNQIGFTTDPRMARSSPYPTDVARVVNAPIFHVNADDPEAVMYVCNVAAEWRNTFHKDVVVDLVCYRRNGHNEMDEPMFTQPLMYKQIKKQKGVLQKFVEKLTAEGVVTTQKYEEEVARYDKICEEAYTRSKDEKILHIKHWLDSPWPGFFTLEGQPKNMSCPSTGITEEELKHIGNIAASVPVEDFTIHGGLSRILKGRGNMVSQRVCDWALGEYMAFGSLLKEGIHVRLSGQDVERGTFSHRHHVLHDQNVDKRICIPMNYISPDQAPYTVCNSSLSEYGVLGFELGFAMASPNALVLWEAQFGDFHNTAQCIIDQFISSGQAKWVRQNGIVLLLPHGMEGMGPEHSSARPERFLQMCNDDPEVLPKLSDDFAMRQLHDCNWIVVNCSTPANYFHVLRRQILQPFRKPLIIFTPKSLLRHPEAKSSFDDMLPGTHFKRVIPDDGPAAASPEKVKRVIFCSGKVYYELTRERKNRGLDSEVAVIRIEQLSPFPFDLVRNETDRYPNADLLWCQEEHKNQGYYDYVKPRIRTTINRTRPVGYAGREPAAAPATGNKQTHLMELQRFLDTAFDV from the exons atgcatcGCTTAAGGACTACAGTGGCAAGGCTTCGGCCTGCTGTGGCTGCACACACAGCCCAGAGCATATCACAGCCCAGACCTTTGGTGGTCAAAGGGGGCCTAAGGACGTTTCAGCCTTTGAGGTGTCTCAGTGCATCTGTGGCCTCTGAGCCTTTTCTCAATGCCACCAGCTCTAACTATGTGGAGGAGATGTACTATGCGTGGCTGGAGAATCCCAAGAATGTGCACAAG TCCTGGGATATATTTTTTCGTAATGCTAATGCTGGGGTGCCACCTGGAATGGCCTACCAGAGTCCTCCACCCCTCAGCGGGACTGCTCAGGGACTGGCCAGTGTCCAGACGCTGGTGGGGGCTCAGCCCAATATGGAGAAGTTGGTGGCAGATCATTTAGCTGTACATTCACTCATACGAGCATACCAG GTACGAGGGCATCACATAGCCAAGCTGGACCCCCTGGACATCAGCTGTGTAGACTTTGATGATGCCCCATGTGCTGTGGGTTTCCAAAATGTTG ACTTGTCTCATTATAATGAACGTCTGTGTAATTTGACTCTTGAAG GTTTTTATGGACTGGCTGAATCTGATTTGGACAAAGTGTTTCGTCTTCCCACCACCACCTTCATTGGAGGCACGGAGAGCACTTTGCCACTCAGAGAGATTATACGCCGCCTTGAG TTGGCCTACTGTCAGCATATTGGAGTGGAGTTCATGTTCATTAATGATGTGGAGCAGTGCCAGTGGATCAGGCAGAAGTTTGAGACACCAGGAATCATGCAGTTCAGTCCAGAGGAGAAGAGGACCCTGCTGGGGAGAATGATCCGATCCACcag GTTTGAGGAGTTTCTTCAGAGAAAATGGTCTTCAGAAAAACGTTTTGGTCTGGAAGGCTGTGAGTCGCTCATCCCAGCCCTCAAGACTATCATTGACAAGTCCAGTCAGAGTGGAGTGGAGAGTGTCATCATGGGAATGCCTCACAG AGGCAGGCTCAATGTGCTGGCTAATGTGATCAGAAAGGAGCTGGAACAAATCTTCTGCCAGTTTGACTCCAAATTAGAGGCAGCAGATGAG GGATCTGGGGATGTAAAATATCATTTGGGGATGTATCACAAGAGAATGAATCGAGTCAGTGACAAGTACATCACCTTGTCACTGATGGCAAATCCCTCACACCTGGAAGCGGTGGACCCCGTGGTGCAGGGAAAGACCAAGGCTGAGCAGTTCTACTGTGGTGACATTGAGGGCAAGAGG GTGATGTCTATTCTGCTTCATGGTGATGCTGCGTTTGCAGGCCAGGGTATTGTCTATGAGACATTCCATCTATCTGATCTTCCATCTTACACCACTCATGGCACCATTCATGTGGTTGTAAACAACCAG ATTGGTTTTACCACGGATCCGAGGATGGCACGTTCATCTCCATATCCCACAGATGTGGCACGAGTGGTTAATGCGCCCATCTTTCACGTCAATGCAGACGATCCAGAGGCCGTGATGTATGTGTGCAATGTGGCAGCGGAGTGGAGGAACACCTTCCACAAAGATGTGGTTGTAGATCTG GTGTGTTACAGGCGAAATGGCCATAACGAGATGGATGAGCCCATGTTCACTCAGCCACTGATGTACAAGCAGATCAAAAAACAGAAGGGAGTACTGCAGAAGTTTGTGGAAAAACTCACCGCGGAAGGAGTCGTCACAACACAAAAATACGAG GAAGAAGTGGCGAGGTATGACAAGATCTGTGAGGAGGCGTACACTCGCTCCAAAGATGAGAAAATCCTCCATATTAAACACTGGCTAGATTCACCATGGCCTG GTTTTTTCACTCTGGAGGGCCAGCCCAAAAATATGAGCTGTCCTTCCACGGGCATCACTGAGGAGGAGCTCAAACATATTGGAAACATTGCAGCTTCTGTCCCTGTGGAAGACTTCACTATTCATGGAG GTCTGTCTCGTATCCTAAAGGGTCGTGGAAACATGGTGAGCCAGCGAGTATGTGACTGGGCTCTTGGGGAGTACATGGCCTTTGGCTCTCTGCTCAAAGAGGGAATTCATGTACGCCTAAGTGGGCAGGATGTGGAGAGAGGCACCTTTAG CCACCGACATCATGTTCTCCATGACCAGAACGTCGACAAAAGGATTTGCATCCCAATGAACTACATCTCCCCTGATCAAGCTCCTTACACTGTCTGCAACAGCTCCCTGTCAGAATACGGAGTACTAG GGTTTGAGTTAGGCTTTGCCATGGCCAGTCCCAATGCTCTGGTTCTGTGGGAGGCCCAGTTTGGAGACTTTCATAACACAGCACAGTGTATCATCGATCAGTTCATCAGCTCAGGTCAGGCCAAGTGGGTCAGACAGAACGGCATAGTGCTGCTTCTACCTCATGGTATGGAGGGAATG gGTCCAGAGCACTCCTCTGCCCGGCCAGAAAGGTTCCTGCAGATGTGCAATGATGATCCAGAAGTACTTCCT AAACTGTCAGATGACTTTGCAATGCGTCAGCTTCATGACTGTAACTGGATTGTGGTCAACTGCTCTACTCCTGCAAACTACTTCCATGTTCTCCGCAGACAGATCCTGCAACCTTTCAGGAAGCCT CTGATTATCTTTACTCCTAAGTCTCTGTTGCGCCACCCAGAGGCCAAATCCAGTTTTGATGATATGCTGCCAG GCACCCATTTCAAGCGTGTAATCCCAGATGATGGACCTGCAGCCGCCAGCCCAGAAAAGGTGAAGAGGGTTATTTTCTGCTCTGGTAAAGTCTACTATGAGCTGACTCGTGAACGCAAGAACAGAGGCCTGGACAGTGAAGTAGCTGTCATCCGCATCGAGCAG TTGTCTCCATTCCCTTTTGATCTGGTGAGAAATGAAACTGATCGTTACCCAAATGCTGACCTGCTGTGGTGTCAGGAGGAGCACAAGAACCAGGGCTACTATGACTATGTCAAGCCCCGCATCCGCACCACCATCAACAGAACCCGCCCTGTTGG GTACGCTGGTCGTGAGCCTGCAGCTGCTCCAGCTACTGGGAACAAACAAACTCACCTCATGGAGCTTCAGCGTTTCCTGGACACAGCATTTGATGTGTAG
- the ogdhb gene encoding 2-oxoglutarate dehydrogenase, mitochondrial isoform X2: MHRLRTTVARLRPAVAAHTAQSISQPRPLVVKGGLRTFQPLRCLSASVASEPFLNATSSNYVEEMYYAWLENPKNVHKSWDIFFRNANAGVPPGMAYQSPPPLSGTAQGLASVQTLVGAQPNMEKLVADHLAVHSLIRAYQVRGHHIAKLDPLDISCVDFDDAPCAVGFQNVGFYGLAESDLDKVFRLPTTTFIGGTESTLPLREIIRRLELAYCQHIGVEFMFINDVEQCQWIRQKFETPGIMQFSPEEKRTLLGRMIRSTRFEEFLQRKWSSEKRFGLEGCESLIPALKTIIDKSSQSGVESVIMGMPHRGRLNVLANVIRKELEQIFCQFDSKLEAADEGSGDVKYHLGMYHKRMNRVSDKYITLSLMANPSHLEAVDPVVQGKTKAEQFYCGDIEGKRVMSILLHGDAAFAGQGIVYETFHLSDLPSYTTHGTIHVVVNNQIGFTTDPRMARSSPYPTDVARVVNAPIFHVNADDPEAVMYVCNVAAEWRNTFHKDVVVDLVCYRRNGHNEMDEPMFTQPLMYKQIKKQKGVLQKFVEKLTAEGVVTTQKYEEEVARYDKICEEAYTRSKDEKILHIKHWLDSPWPGFFTLEGQPKNMSCPSTGITEEELKHIGNIAASVPVEDFTIHGGLSRILKGRGNMVSQRVCDWALGEYMAFGSLLKEGIHVRLSGQDVERGTFSHRHHVLHDQNVDKRICIPMNYISPDQAPYTVCNSSLSEYGVLGFELGFAMASPNALVLWEAQFGDFHNTAQCIIDQFISSGQAKWVRQNGIVLLLPHGMEGMGPEHSSARPERFLQMCNDDPEVLPKLSDDFAMRQLHDCNWIVVNCSTPANYFHVLRRQILQPFRKPLIIFTPKSLLRHPEAKSSFDDMLPGTHFKRVIPDDGPAAASPEKVKRVIFCSGKVYYELTRERKNRGLDSEVAVIRIEQLSPFPFDLVRNETDRYPNADLLWCQEEHKNQGYYDYVKPRIRTTINRTRPVGYAGREPAAAPATGNKQTHLMELQRFLDTAFDV; this comes from the exons atgcatcGCTTAAGGACTACAGTGGCAAGGCTTCGGCCTGCTGTGGCTGCACACACAGCCCAGAGCATATCACAGCCCAGACCTTTGGTGGTCAAAGGGGGCCTAAGGACGTTTCAGCCTTTGAGGTGTCTCAGTGCATCTGTGGCCTCTGAGCCTTTTCTCAATGCCACCAGCTCTAACTATGTGGAGGAGATGTACTATGCGTGGCTGGAGAATCCCAAGAATGTGCACAAG TCCTGGGATATATTTTTTCGTAATGCTAATGCTGGGGTGCCACCTGGAATGGCCTACCAGAGTCCTCCACCCCTCAGCGGGACTGCTCAGGGACTGGCCAGTGTCCAGACGCTGGTGGGGGCTCAGCCCAATATGGAGAAGTTGGTGGCAGATCATTTAGCTGTACATTCACTCATACGAGCATACCAG GTACGAGGGCATCACATAGCCAAGCTGGACCCCCTGGACATCAGCTGTGTAGACTTTGATGATGCCCCATGTGCTGTGGGTTTCCAAAATGTTG GTTTTTATGGACTGGCTGAATCTGATTTGGACAAAGTGTTTCGTCTTCCCACCACCACCTTCATTGGAGGCACGGAGAGCACTTTGCCACTCAGAGAGATTATACGCCGCCTTGAG TTGGCCTACTGTCAGCATATTGGAGTGGAGTTCATGTTCATTAATGATGTGGAGCAGTGCCAGTGGATCAGGCAGAAGTTTGAGACACCAGGAATCATGCAGTTCAGTCCAGAGGAGAAGAGGACCCTGCTGGGGAGAATGATCCGATCCACcag GTTTGAGGAGTTTCTTCAGAGAAAATGGTCTTCAGAAAAACGTTTTGGTCTGGAAGGCTGTGAGTCGCTCATCCCAGCCCTCAAGACTATCATTGACAAGTCCAGTCAGAGTGGAGTGGAGAGTGTCATCATGGGAATGCCTCACAG AGGCAGGCTCAATGTGCTGGCTAATGTGATCAGAAAGGAGCTGGAACAAATCTTCTGCCAGTTTGACTCCAAATTAGAGGCAGCAGATGAG GGATCTGGGGATGTAAAATATCATTTGGGGATGTATCACAAGAGAATGAATCGAGTCAGTGACAAGTACATCACCTTGTCACTGATGGCAAATCCCTCACACCTGGAAGCGGTGGACCCCGTGGTGCAGGGAAAGACCAAGGCTGAGCAGTTCTACTGTGGTGACATTGAGGGCAAGAGG GTGATGTCTATTCTGCTTCATGGTGATGCTGCGTTTGCAGGCCAGGGTATTGTCTATGAGACATTCCATCTATCTGATCTTCCATCTTACACCACTCATGGCACCATTCATGTGGTTGTAAACAACCAG ATTGGTTTTACCACGGATCCGAGGATGGCACGTTCATCTCCATATCCCACAGATGTGGCACGAGTGGTTAATGCGCCCATCTTTCACGTCAATGCAGACGATCCAGAGGCCGTGATGTATGTGTGCAATGTGGCAGCGGAGTGGAGGAACACCTTCCACAAAGATGTGGTTGTAGATCTG GTGTGTTACAGGCGAAATGGCCATAACGAGATGGATGAGCCCATGTTCACTCAGCCACTGATGTACAAGCAGATCAAAAAACAGAAGGGAGTACTGCAGAAGTTTGTGGAAAAACTCACCGCGGAAGGAGTCGTCACAACACAAAAATACGAG GAAGAAGTGGCGAGGTATGACAAGATCTGTGAGGAGGCGTACACTCGCTCCAAAGATGAGAAAATCCTCCATATTAAACACTGGCTAGATTCACCATGGCCTG GTTTTTTCACTCTGGAGGGCCAGCCCAAAAATATGAGCTGTCCTTCCACGGGCATCACTGAGGAGGAGCTCAAACATATTGGAAACATTGCAGCTTCTGTCCCTGTGGAAGACTTCACTATTCATGGAG GTCTGTCTCGTATCCTAAAGGGTCGTGGAAACATGGTGAGCCAGCGAGTATGTGACTGGGCTCTTGGGGAGTACATGGCCTTTGGCTCTCTGCTCAAAGAGGGAATTCATGTACGCCTAAGTGGGCAGGATGTGGAGAGAGGCACCTTTAG CCACCGACATCATGTTCTCCATGACCAGAACGTCGACAAAAGGATTTGCATCCCAATGAACTACATCTCCCCTGATCAAGCTCCTTACACTGTCTGCAACAGCTCCCTGTCAGAATACGGAGTACTAG GGTTTGAGTTAGGCTTTGCCATGGCCAGTCCCAATGCTCTGGTTCTGTGGGAGGCCCAGTTTGGAGACTTTCATAACACAGCACAGTGTATCATCGATCAGTTCATCAGCTCAGGTCAGGCCAAGTGGGTCAGACAGAACGGCATAGTGCTGCTTCTACCTCATGGTATGGAGGGAATG gGTCCAGAGCACTCCTCTGCCCGGCCAGAAAGGTTCCTGCAGATGTGCAATGATGATCCAGAAGTACTTCCT AAACTGTCAGATGACTTTGCAATGCGTCAGCTTCATGACTGTAACTGGATTGTGGTCAACTGCTCTACTCCTGCAAACTACTTCCATGTTCTCCGCAGACAGATCCTGCAACCTTTCAGGAAGCCT CTGATTATCTTTACTCCTAAGTCTCTGTTGCGCCACCCAGAGGCCAAATCCAGTTTTGATGATATGCTGCCAG GCACCCATTTCAAGCGTGTAATCCCAGATGATGGACCTGCAGCCGCCAGCCCAGAAAAGGTGAAGAGGGTTATTTTCTGCTCTGGTAAAGTCTACTATGAGCTGACTCGTGAACGCAAGAACAGAGGCCTGGACAGTGAAGTAGCTGTCATCCGCATCGAGCAG TTGTCTCCATTCCCTTTTGATCTGGTGAGAAATGAAACTGATCGTTACCCAAATGCTGACCTGCTGTGGTGTCAGGAGGAGCACAAGAACCAGGGCTACTATGACTATGTCAAGCCCCGCATCCGCACCACCATCAACAGAACCCGCCCTGTTGG GTACGCTGGTCGTGAGCCTGCAGCTGCTCCAGCTACTGGGAACAAACAAACTCACCTCATGGAGCTTCAGCGTTTCCTGGACACAGCATTTGATGTGTAG
- the pargl gene encoding poly(ADP-ribose) glycohydrolase isoform X1, with the protein MNRKPAEMSKQSDHGKRNDSSQMKALLSPGDSKSCPKENTEKHDKQRTNTCEASFSSSSSSSSSSRCVQGGGSGQVESEWRRHREDVTVSLQDLKRLPQCNIRLGHLAFSRTHTVLIDVDIYNCERQLRAQDGRDIWQSNFVKMPCSMSSVINKTGFTMQTERKLRWTVIAKQLAKLAKKPSATVEDVEEAIMKYNPKYKGQWSFDALSSFVKCIPKTENYFSPLFPKIAALALNLPGYIKKAIPLLQRGHTASITMSQVQIACLLANAFFCTFPHRNTSGPNAEYHNYPSINFTSLFGNWSERKKEKLRAIMHYFNVVTNDDTKPTGLVTFERRFLKNTDIPNWRGSQELMPKLYVTSHGTIENDGTGMLQVDFASHWIGGGVLSSGLVQEEILFLMNPELIVSRLFTEKLGDNECLIITGSQQFSIYSGFSDSFEWAGPHADHLKRDEWARLQRQILAIDALHFRHRGEQYNMIKVTRELNKAYCGFKGHGHDEPDIATGKWGCGAFNGDPQLKALIQLMAAAKAKRGMALFTFGDRKLEEDLQQIYSLLVQKEVTVGKLYELLEDYCSDVHRQRGSHMELFDFIGNTVGGHRSLL; encoded by the exons aaTCGTAAACCTGCAGAGATGTCCAAGCAGTCTGACCATGGTAAACGAAATGATAGTTCCCAGATGAAAGCCCTCCTCAGTCCTGGTGACTCCAAAAGCTGTCCCaaggaaaacactgaaaaacatgaCAAGCAGCGCACCAACACCTGTGAGGccagcttctcctcctcctcctcctcctcctcctccagcaggTGTGTCCAGGGTGGAGGTAGTGGGCAGGTGGAGAGTGAATGGAGAAGGCACCGGGAGGACGTCACCGTTTCCCTTCAAGATCTGAAGCGACTTCCACAGTGCAACATCAGGCTGGGGCACCTGGCCTTCAGCAGgacacacactgtcctcatagAT GTGGATATTTACAACTGTGAAAGACAGTTAAGAGCCCAAGACGGGAGAGACATCTGGCAAAGTAACTTTGTGAAAATGCCATGTTCCATGTCAAGCGTCATAAACAAGACTGGATTCACTATG CAAACAGAAAGAAAGTTGAGGTGGACTGTGATTGCCAAGCAGCTGGCGAAACTGGCCAAGAAACCTTCTGCTACTGTGGAGGATGTAGAG GAAGCCATAATGAAATATAACCCGAAGTATAAAGGTCAGTGGTCCTTTGACGCTCTCAGCAGCTTTGTTAAG TGTAtcccaaaaacagaaaactactTTAGCCCGCTGTTTCCAAAAATTGCTGCTTTGGCTTTAAACCTGCCTGGCTACATAAAGAAG GCCATTCCGCTGCTTCAGAGGGGTCACACTGCATCCATCACCATGTCACAAGTTCAGATAGCCTGCCTGCTCGCAAACGCATTTTTCTGCACTTTCCCTCACCGCAACACGTCCGGCCCCAACGCAGAGTACCACAACTACCCCTCCATCAACTTCACCAG TCTCTTTGGAAACTGGTCAGAGCGGAAGAAAGAAAAGCTAAGGGCCATCATGCATTACTTCAATGTTGTTACCAATGACG ACACCAAACCCACAGGGCTGGTGACGTTTGAACGACGTTTCTTAAAAAACACAGACATTCCCAACTGGAGAGG ctCCCAGGAGCTGATGCCTAAACTGTACGTCACATCTCACGGCACCATAGAGAATGATGGTACCGGCATGCTACAG GTGGATTTTGCATCCCATTGGATAGGTGGAGGTGTGCTGAGCTCTGGCCTGGTGCAGGAGGAGATCCTGTTCCTCATGAATCCAGAGCTGATAGTATCCCGCCTCTTCACAGAGAAACTCGGAGACAATGAGTGTCTGATCATTACAG GCTCACAGCAGTTCAGTATTTACTCTGGCTTCAGTGACAGCTTTGAGTGGGCGGGCCCCCATGCAGACCACCTCAAAAG AGATGAATGGGCTCGGCTACAGAGGCAGATTCTCGCTATTGATGCTCTGCACTTCAGACACAGAGGAGAACAGTACAATATGATCAAAGTTACACGAGAACTCAACAAG GCATACTGTGGATTTAAGGGTCATGGACACGATGAACCAGATATTGCTACTGGCAAGTGGGGCTGTGGCGCTTTCAATGGAGACCCACAGCTCAAAG CTTTGATCCAGCTGATGGCTGCAGCTAAAGCCAAGAGAGGAATGGCCCTGTTCACATTTGGGGATAGGAAACTGGAGGAAGACCTGCAGCAGATATACAGTCTCCTGGTCCAAAAGGAGGTGACAGTTG GAAAACTGTATGAACTTTTGGAGGACTACTGCAGTGATGTGCACAGGCAGAGAGGTTCACACATGGAGCTGTTCGACTTCATCGGAAACACAGTTGGAGGTCACAGGAGTCTGCTGTGA
- the pargl gene encoding poly(ADP-ribose) glycohydrolase isoform X2, with translation MSKQSDHGKRNDSSQMKALLSPGDSKSCPKENTEKHDKQRTNTCEASFSSSSSSSSSSRCVQGGGSGQVESEWRRHREDVTVSLQDLKRLPQCNIRLGHLAFSRTHTVLIDVDIYNCERQLRAQDGRDIWQSNFVKMPCSMSSVINKTGFTMKQTERKLRWTVIAKQLAKLAKKPSATVEDVEEAIMKYNPKYKGQWSFDALSSFVKCIPKTENYFSPLFPKIAALALNLPGYIKKAIPLLQRGHTASITMSQVQIACLLANAFFCTFPHRNTSGPNAEYHNYPSINFTSLFGNWSERKKEKLRAIMHYFNVVTNDDTKPTGLVTFERRFLKNTDIPNWRGSQELMPKLYVTSHGTIENDGTGMLQVDFASHWIGGGVLSSGLVQEEILFLMNPELIVSRLFTEKLGDNECLIITGSQQFSIYSGFSDSFEWAGPHADHLKRDEWARLQRQILAIDALHFRHRGEQYNMIKVTRELNKAYCGFKGHGHDEPDIATGKWGCGAFNGDPQLKALIQLMAAAKAKRGMALFTFGDRKLEEDLQQIYSLLVQKEVTVGKLYELLEDYCSDVHRQRGSHMELFDFIGNTVGGHRSLL, from the exons ATGTCCAAGCAGTCTGACCATGGTAAACGAAATGATAGTTCCCAGATGAAAGCCCTCCTCAGTCCTGGTGACTCCAAAAGCTGTCCCaaggaaaacactgaaaaacatgaCAAGCAGCGCACCAACACCTGTGAGGccagcttctcctcctcctcctcctcctcctcctccagcaggTGTGTCCAGGGTGGAGGTAGTGGGCAGGTGGAGAGTGAATGGAGAAGGCACCGGGAGGACGTCACCGTTTCCCTTCAAGATCTGAAGCGACTTCCACAGTGCAACATCAGGCTGGGGCACCTGGCCTTCAGCAGgacacacactgtcctcatagAT GTGGATATTTACAACTGTGAAAGACAGTTAAGAGCCCAAGACGGGAGAGACATCTGGCAAAGTAACTTTGTGAAAATGCCATGTTCCATGTCAAGCGTCATAAACAAGACTGGATTCACTATG AAGCAAACAGAAAGAAAGTTGAGGTGGACTGTGATTGCCAAGCAGCTGGCGAAACTGGCCAAGAAACCTTCTGCTACTGTGGAGGATGTAGAG GAAGCCATAATGAAATATAACCCGAAGTATAAAGGTCAGTGGTCCTTTGACGCTCTCAGCAGCTTTGTTAAG TGTAtcccaaaaacagaaaactactTTAGCCCGCTGTTTCCAAAAATTGCTGCTTTGGCTTTAAACCTGCCTGGCTACATAAAGAAG GCCATTCCGCTGCTTCAGAGGGGTCACACTGCATCCATCACCATGTCACAAGTTCAGATAGCCTGCCTGCTCGCAAACGCATTTTTCTGCACTTTCCCTCACCGCAACACGTCCGGCCCCAACGCAGAGTACCACAACTACCCCTCCATCAACTTCACCAG TCTCTTTGGAAACTGGTCAGAGCGGAAGAAAGAAAAGCTAAGGGCCATCATGCATTACTTCAATGTTGTTACCAATGACG ACACCAAACCCACAGGGCTGGTGACGTTTGAACGACGTTTCTTAAAAAACACAGACATTCCCAACTGGAGAGG ctCCCAGGAGCTGATGCCTAAACTGTACGTCACATCTCACGGCACCATAGAGAATGATGGTACCGGCATGCTACAG GTGGATTTTGCATCCCATTGGATAGGTGGAGGTGTGCTGAGCTCTGGCCTGGTGCAGGAGGAGATCCTGTTCCTCATGAATCCAGAGCTGATAGTATCCCGCCTCTTCACAGAGAAACTCGGAGACAATGAGTGTCTGATCATTACAG GCTCACAGCAGTTCAGTATTTACTCTGGCTTCAGTGACAGCTTTGAGTGGGCGGGCCCCCATGCAGACCACCTCAAAAG AGATGAATGGGCTCGGCTACAGAGGCAGATTCTCGCTATTGATGCTCTGCACTTCAGACACAGAGGAGAACAGTACAATATGATCAAAGTTACACGAGAACTCAACAAG GCATACTGTGGATTTAAGGGTCATGGACACGATGAACCAGATATTGCTACTGGCAAGTGGGGCTGTGGCGCTTTCAATGGAGACCCACAGCTCAAAG CTTTGATCCAGCTGATGGCTGCAGCTAAAGCCAAGAGAGGAATGGCCCTGTTCACATTTGGGGATAGGAAACTGGAGGAAGACCTGCAGCAGATATACAGTCTCCTGGTCCAAAAGGAGGTGACAGTTG GAAAACTGTATGAACTTTTGGAGGACTACTGCAGTGATGTGCACAGGCAGAGAGGTTCACACATGGAGCTGTTCGACTTCATCGGAAACACAGTTGGAGGTCACAGGAGTCTGCTGTGA